DNA sequence from the Corynebacterium yudongzhengii genome:
CACACGGTGACCGAGGAGGTCACGGGCGTCGACATCGTCAAGGCGCAGCTGCACATCGCCGCCGGCGCCTCGCTGGAGGATCTGGGCCTTACCCAGGATTCCATCGAGCTGACCGGCGCCGCGCTGCAGTGCCGCGTGACCACCGAGGACCCGCACAACGGCTTCCGCCCCGACTCCGGCGTGATCACCTCGTATTTCTCGCCGGGCGGTGCGGGCGTGCGTCTCGACGGTAGCGTCTCCGTCGGCACCGAAATCACCCCGAACTTCGACTCGCTGCTGGTCAAGATGACGTGCCGCGGCGCGGACTTCGCCATCGCCGTCAACCGCGCCCGCCGCGCGCTCAACGAGTTCGAGGTCGGCGGCGTGCAGACCAACATCGGCTTCCTGCGCGCCCTTCTGCGCGAGCAGGACTTCCAGCACAACCGCATCAGCACCAGCTTCATCGCCGACCACATCCACCTGCTCGAGGCCCCGCCGGCCTCGGACGAGAACGACCGCATCCTCGACTACGTCGCCGATGTCACGGTGAACAAGCCCAACGGCGAGCTGCCCACCCGCCTGCAGCCGTGGCGCAAGCTGATGCACATTGACATCGACAAGGAACCGCCGCGCGGCTCCCGCAACGACCTCCTCGAGCTCGGCCCGAAGAAGTTCGCCGAGAAGATCCGCGTGCAGAAGGCGCTCGGCATCACCGACACCACGTTCCGCGACGCCCACCAGTCGCTGCTGGCCACCCGCATCCGCACGGATACGCTCATCCACGCCGGCGTGGCCACCGGCCAGCTCACCCCGGAGCTCTTCTCCGTGGAGGCCTGGGGCGGGGCGACCTACGACGTCGCCATGCGCTTCCTCTACGAGGACCCGTGGGCGCGTCTCGACGCCCTGCGCGAAGCCATGCCCAACGTCAACCTGCAGATGCTGCTGCGCGGTCGCAACACGGTCGGCTACACGCCCTACCCGGAGAGCGTGACCCGCGCGTTCGTGCAGGAGGCGGCGGAGTCGGGGATCGACATCTTCCGCATCTTCGACGCGCTCAACGACGTCGACCAGATGCGCCCCGCCATCGACGCCGTGCTGGAGACCGGCACGAGCGTCGCCGAGGTCGCGATGGCGTACTCCGGTAACTTCGCCAACCCGAACGAGGACATCTACACCCTCGACTACTACCTGCGCCTCGCCGAGAAGATCGTGGACACCGGCGCGCACATCTTGGCGGTCAAGGACATGGCCGGCCTGCTGCGCCCCGAGGCGGCCCGCCGCCTGGTCACCGCCCTGCGCGAGCGCTTCGACCTCCCGATCCACATCCACACCCACGACACCGCCGGCGGCCAGCTGGCCACCTACCTGGCGGCGGCCGACGCGGGCGCCGACATCGTCGACGGCGCCTCGGCACCGTTGGCGGGGACGACGTCGCAGCCGTCGTTAAGTGCCATCGTCGCGGCGTTTGCCAACACGGAGAAGGACACCGGCATTTCGCTCAGCGCGGTTTCCGAGCTGGAGCCTTACTGGGAGGGCGTGCGCCAGGTCTATGCACCCTTCGAGTCCGGCATCCCCGGCCCGACGGGGCGCGTGTACCGCCACGAGATCCCCGGCGGCCAGCTCTCCAACCTGCGCACGCAGGCGGAGGCACTCGGCCTGGCGGATCGTTTCGAGCTCATCGAGGACACCTACGCTGGCGTCAACGAGATCCTGGGCCGGCCGACGAAGGTCACCCCTTCGTCGAAGGTCGTCGGCGACCTCGCGCTCTACCTGGTCGGCGCCGGCGCGACGCCCACCGAGTTCGCCGAGGACCCGCACCGCTACGACATCCCCGATTCCGTCATCTCCTTCCTGCGCGGCGAGCTCGGCGTGCCGCCCGGGGGCTGGCCGGAGATTACCGAGAAGATCCTGGAGGGCCGCGGCCAGGGCCAGCAGTCGCTTGTCGACGTCCCACCCGCCGAAGCCGAAAACCTCACCTCGGAGGATCGCGCGGTGCGGCGCGGCGCGCTTAACCGCCTGATGTTCCCGAAGCAGGCCGAGGAACTCGCCGAGCACCGCCGCTCCTACGGCAACACCGACCGCCTGGAGGACCACGTGTTCTTCTACGGCCTCGAGGAGGGCGTGGAGACGGTCATCCGCTACGGCGAGGCGGGCAAGAAGCCGACGCCGATGGTCGTGCGTCTCGACGCCGTCAGCGAACCCGACGAGAAGGGCCGCCGCAACGTCGTGCTGGTGGTCAACGGGCAGATCCGCCCGATGAGCGTGCGCGACCGCAACGTCGAGTCGACGGTCGCGGAGGTCGAGAAGGCGGATCCGAGCCAGTCCGGCCATGTCGCGGCGCCTTTCGCCGGCGTGGTGAACGTGACCGTCGACGCCGGCGATAAGGTCAAGGCCGGTGACCCGGTCGCCACGATCGAGGCGATGAAGATGGAGGCCACGATCACCGCGACGATCGACGGCACCATCGAGCGCGTCGCCCTCAAGGAGGCCACGAAGGTCGAAGGAGGGGACCTTATTGTAGTGATCTCCTAGCGCCGGCGCAGCGCTTCTCCAGCGCATCATGGACGGGCTGTGGATAACTCACCTGCGGGCGGGGTTATCCACAGCCCTTTCTGCATGCCGCGCGCGATCCGTTTAGCGTGCGAGCCATGACCTTCCAGACACTTCTCCAAGCCTTGAGCGGCTCCGCGCTCGACACGCTCGCCGGCTTCGACCGCCGTGCCGCGCTCGACGCCGGCCTCGATCCCGCGCGGGTGCGGGCGTGGGCCGGGCTTTACGACGTCTATTTCGCCCCCACCCACTCCCGCCAGAAGCAGCGCCAGGCCGCCGAGAAGGCGCGCCGGCGGGGTTTCTCGCTTGACCAGCTCGCGCTCATCGAGCGCCGCCTGAAGCCCGTGAAATCGGCGCGTACGCGGGCGAAGCTGCGCCTGCAGCTCCTCGACGCCCAGGGTGACTACCAGGCCCTCGCGCGCCTCGCGAAGCGGCTGGTGCCGGGCAAGAAGAAGCCGCGGCGCAGCCAGGTGCGCTTCTCCCGCTCGCGCGACGGCAAGCGCACCATGACCGTCACCGCCGACGAACGCGACCTCGCCGATCTGGAGCACGCGGTGAGCCGGGAGATCGACCCGTCGAAACCCGCCGCTCCGCAGATGCTCAAGGCCTTCTTAGACCTCATGCGTGGCGACGGCACCGGCGTACCCCGCGCCGTCCCCAGACCCTTGCTGCTGATCCCGCTGCCGGAGTGGACGAAGATCATCCGCGGCGACGGCGACGAGACCATCCTCGGGCTCACCGACGGCACCACCGTCACCGGCGCCGAATTCCTCCAGCGCTACGCCACGGAGGAATACGGCCTCGAGGCGGCGACCTTCCACCCGAAGGAAGGCGCGGTCAACCTGTACCGCACGAAAAGGCTGGCGAACCAGAAACAGCGCGATTTGGTGCGCGCCACCCAGACCGTCTGCCCGGTGCCGGACTGCCGGTGCGCGGCCGATATGTGCGAGATCCACCACGTGAAGGCGTGGAGCCGGGGTGGGGAGACGAACCTCGATAATTTGGCGGTGCTGTGCCGCTATCACAACCGCATGAACGACGACGACCCCGCCCACCCGCGGCGCGGACGCATCGAGATCATCGACGGCGCGCCGGTGTGGCGCTCGCCGCGCGGCTACGCCGTGGCCAACGAGCACCACCCGTACGGGGCGATGCAGACGCTCTTTACTTGATCTCCAGCAGCGCGTCGCCCTTGTTGACCTGCTGGCCCTCCTGAATCTTCAGGCCGGTGACCGTGCCTGACTTGTGGGCCTTGACCGGGTTTTCCATCTTCATGGCCTCCAGCACCGCGACGACGTCGCCCTCCGCCACCTCGTCGCCCTCGGCGCACGACAGCTTGATGACGCTGCCCTGCATCGGCGCCGTCACCGCATCCCCGGACGCCGCGGCCGCGTTGCCGCCCTTCGCCCGCTTGCGCTTCTTCTTTTTCGGCGCCTGGCCGCTCACGCCGAACCCGGCCGGCAGCGCGACCTCGACGCGTCGGCCGTCGACTTCGACGACGTACTTCTCGTGCGGGGCCTTCTCGTCGTCGCTGTCGGCGGGATCGACGTACGGGGAGAGCTCGTTGTTCCACTCCTCCTCGATCCAGCGGGTGTAGACGCCGAAGCCTTCCTCATCGCCGACGAACGCCGGGTCTTCGGTGACGGCGAGGTGGAAGGGGAGGACCGTCGGCAAGCCTTCGACGTTGAACTCCGCTAGCGCGCGCCGGGAGCGCTGCAGCGCCTCTTCGCGGGTTTCGCCGGTGACGATCAGCTTCGCCAGCATCGAGTCGAACTGCCCGCCGATCACGGAGCCCTGGCGCACGCCAGAGTCGACGCGCACGCCCGGGCCGGCCGGCTCCGAGTAGGCGGTGATCGTGCCGGGGGCGGGCATGAAGTTCGAGGCGGCGTCCTCGCCGTTGATGCGGAACTCGAAGGCGTGCCCGCGCGGGGTCGGGTCCTCGGTGAAGCGCAGCGGTTGGCCTTCGGCGATGCGGAACTGTTCGCGCACGAGGTCGATGCCGGTGGTCTGCTCGGTGACGGGGTGTTCGACCTGGAGGCGGGTGTTGACCTCGAGGAAGGAGATCAGGCCGTCGGAACCCACGAGGTATTCGACGGTGCCGGCGCCGTAGTAGCCGGCCTCGCGGCAGATACGCTTGGCGGATTCGTGGATGGAGGCGCGCTGGGCGTCGGTGAGGTACGGGGCGGGGGCCTCCTCGACGAGCTTCTGGAAGCGGCGCTGCAGCGAGCAGTCACGCGTGCCGACGACCACCACGTTCCCATGCTGATCCGCCAGCACCTGGGCCTCGACGTGGCGCGCGCGGTCGAGGTAGCGCTCGACGAAGCACTCGCCGCGCCCGAAAGCGGACGTGGCCTCGCGGGTGGCGGATTCGAAGAGCTCGGTGACCTCGGAGCGTTCATAGGCGACTTTCATGCCGCGCCCGCCGCCACCGAAGGCGGCCTTGATGGCGATGGGCAGGCCGTGCGCGTCGGCGAAGGCTTCGACTTCGGCGGCATCCGCGACGGGGTCTTTGGTGCCCGGGGCCATGGGGGCGTTCGCTTTCTCGGCGATGTGGCGGGCGGTGACCTTGTCACCGAGGTCGGCGATGGACTTCGGCGACGGGCCGATCCAGATGAGCCCGGCGTCGATGACGGCCTGGGCGAAGTCGGCGTTTTCGGACAAAAAGCCGTAGCCGGGGTGGATGGCGTCGGCGCCGCTGCGGCGGGCGGCGTCGAGGACTTTGTCGAAGTCCAGGTAGGACTCGGCGGAGGTCTGGCCGCCGAGGGCGAAGGCTTCGTCGGCGTAGGCGACGAACGGGGCGTCGGCGTC
Encoded proteins:
- a CDS encoding pyruvate carboxylase — protein: MANANLPSFEKVLVANRGEIAVRAFRAAFETGAKTVAVYPREDRNSFHRPFADEAVRIGQEGQPVKAYLDIDEMVRAAEKTGADAIYPGYGFLSERAELARACRDNGITFVGPTPETLDLTGDKSAAVNAASEAGLPVLKDSKTSEDPDELAEMAKDFTFPVFVKAVAGGGGRGMRFIEKPEDVRELAAEASREAAAAFGDGHVYLETAVINPQHIEVQILADSHGNVIHLYERDCSLQRRHQKVVEIAPAQHITDDLRERICADAVHFCEHINYQGAGTVEFLVDEQGNHVFIEMNPRVQVEHTVTEEVTGVDIVKAQLHIAAGASLEDLGLTQDSIELTGAALQCRVTTEDPHNGFRPDSGVITSYFSPGGAGVRLDGSVSVGTEITPNFDSLLVKMTCRGADFAIAVNRARRALNEFEVGGVQTNIGFLRALLREQDFQHNRISTSFIADHIHLLEAPPASDENDRILDYVADVTVNKPNGELPTRLQPWRKLMHIDIDKEPPRGSRNDLLELGPKKFAEKIRVQKALGITDTTFRDAHQSLLATRIRTDTLIHAGVATGQLTPELFSVEAWGGATYDVAMRFLYEDPWARLDALREAMPNVNLQMLLRGRNTVGYTPYPESVTRAFVQEAAESGIDIFRIFDALNDVDQMRPAIDAVLETGTSVAEVAMAYSGNFANPNEDIYTLDYYLRLAEKIVDTGAHILAVKDMAGLLRPEAARRLVTALRERFDLPIHIHTHDTAGGQLATYLAAADAGADIVDGASAPLAGTTSQPSLSAIVAAFANTEKDTGISLSAVSELEPYWEGVRQVYAPFESGIPGPTGRVYRHEIPGGQLSNLRTQAEALGLADRFELIEDTYAGVNEILGRPTKVTPSSKVVGDLALYLVGAGATPTEFAEDPHRYDIPDSVISFLRGELGVPPGGWPEITEKILEGRGQGQQSLVDVPPAEAENLTSEDRAVRRGALNRLMFPKQAEELAEHRRSYGNTDRLEDHVFFYGLEEGVETVIRYGEAGKKPTPMVVRLDAVSEPDEKGRRNVVLVVNGQIRPMSVRDRNVESTVAEVEKADPSQSGHVAAPFAGVVNVTVDAGDKVKAGDPVATIEAMKMEATITATIDGTIERVALKEATKVEGGDLIVVIS
- a CDS encoding acetyl/propionyl/methylcrotonyl-CoA carboxylase subunit alpha, with protein sequence MAAETKKITKVLVANRGEIALRVFRAARDAGIASVAVYAEPDADAPFVAYADEAFALGGQTSAESYLDFDKVLDAARRSGADAIHPGYGFLSENADFAQAVIDAGLIWIGPSPKSIADLGDKVTARHIAEKANAPMAPGTKDPVADAAEVEAFADAHGLPIAIKAAFGGGGRGMKVAYERSEVTELFESATREATSAFGRGECFVERYLDRARHVEAQVLADQHGNVVVVGTRDCSLQRRFQKLVEEAPAPYLTDAQRASIHESAKRICREAGYYGAGTVEYLVGSDGLISFLEVNTRLQVEHPVTEQTTGIDLVREQFRIAEGQPLRFTEDPTPRGHAFEFRINGEDAASNFMPAPGTITAYSEPAGPGVRVDSGVRQGSVIGGQFDSMLAKLIVTGETREEALQRSRRALAEFNVEGLPTVLPFHLAVTEDPAFVGDEEGFGVYTRWIEEEWNNELSPYVDPADSDDEKAPHEKYVVEVDGRRVEVALPAGFGVSGQAPKKKKRKRAKGGNAAAASGDAVTAPMQGSVIKLSCAEGDEVAEGDVVAVLEAMKMENPVKAHKSGTVTGLKIQEGQQVNKGDALLEIK
- a CDS encoding HNH endonuclease signature motif containing protein; protein product: MTFQTLLQALSGSALDTLAGFDRRAALDAGLDPARVRAWAGLYDVYFAPTHSRQKQRQAAEKARRRGFSLDQLALIERRLKPVKSARTRAKLRLQLLDAQGDYQALARLAKRLVPGKKKPRRSQVRFSRSRDGKRTMTVTADERDLADLEHAVSREIDPSKPAAPQMLKAFLDLMRGDGTGVPRAVPRPLLLIPLPEWTKIIRGDGDETILGLTDGTTVTGAEFLQRYATEEYGLEAATFHPKEGAVNLYRTKRLANQKQRDLVRATQTVCPVPDCRCAADMCEIHHVKAWSRGGETNLDNLAVLCRYHNRMNDDDPAHPRRGRIEIIDGAPVWRSPRGYAVANEHHPYGAMQTLFT